CAAGGTCGAATAGCCCGGCATCACGCTCGTGACTACAAAGAACGCCTCTCGCCCGTGCGAGGGGCGTTCCTCGCTCTAGACCACGATGGAGCGCCTTGGGGTATCATGCGAGTAGGCATCGTCATTCCAGCGCTCAACGAGGCGGCTGCCATCGGGCGCGTCGTTGGGGACATCCCGAAGGGCGTCGCCGAGGAGATCATCGTCGTCGACAACGGCAGCGACGACGACACGGCATCCGTCGCCGAGGCTGCCGGAGCCCGGGTTGTCCGCGAACCGAGACGCGGGTACGGTTTTGCATGCTTGGCGGGCATCGCCGCGTTGTCGCCTGACGTCGACACGGTTATCTTCATGGACGGCGACCGGAGCGACGACGCCAACCAGATTCCGTCTCTGCTGGAACCGATTCGGCGGCAAGAGGCGGAGCTCGTCATCGGGTCGCGGTCGCTGGGCGAGCGAGAACCGGGCGCGTTGACCGTCCAAGCGCGATTCGGCAACTGGTTCGCCACACGGCTGATCCGGCTCATCTGGGGCGTGCGCTACACCGACCTGGGCCCCTTCCGCGCCCTGACGCGCCGGACTCTCGACGCGATGCAGATGCGCGATACGACCTACGGCTGGACGGTCGAGATGCAGATCAAAGCTGCGATGATGGCAATCCCTGTCGCCGAAGTGCCGGTACGCTATCGACGCCGGATCGGTCGTTCCA
This window of the Candidatus Poribacteria bacterium genome carries:
- a CDS encoding glycosyltransferase family 2 protein, coding for MRVGIVIPALNEAAAIGRVVGDIPKGVAEEIIVVDNGSDDDTASVAEAAGARVVREPRRGYGFACLAGIAALSPDVDTVIFMDGDRSDDANQIPSLLEPIRRQEAELVIGSRSLGEREPGALTVQARFGNWFATRLIRLIWGVRYTDLGPFRALTRRTLDAMQMRDTTYGWTVEMQIKAAMMAIPVAEVPVRYRRRIGRSKISGTVRGTILAGAKILGAIAYYWNFGRGRRIVAIAPESRPSPSRGGTDA